In the genome of Drosophila pseudoobscura strain MV-25-SWS-2005 chromosome 3, UCI_Dpse_MV25, whole genome shotgun sequence, one region contains:
- the LOC4804586 gene encoding DENN domain-containing protein 1A isoform X5 produces MGSRIKNDVKKLFEFWCEIKPTPGLERGTSPRNGAAATPAGVIVESFPEGFRDKEVLTGIPSFAFPCDLESDSVQSYSFVHTTGDSKWRFGFCRHDPKAKTAMVLITYLPWHDTFLKLLPVLAELKRTDANGFRTFLSEAYNRGVPDSGGSLTVFYNSGRSHFMFERPLQFQLPSMPENHNLSLYYNFVDPKEMIAVFAAMLAERRIIFTSRHLDRLSSCIQAANAFLFPMVWQHIFIPVLPWEFKDYLGAPMPYLIGVPKPVLETVSEDELGEVVILNCDTKTFESPFDDVHDMPAEIVSQLKKHLNHTQDHIGDRISKIFLNALVQLIGGYRDAVEYHETSKTFNHDKFIESRPAHLRPFLAKMMELQIFAQFIDDRLKMLNSGLGFSDEFELETVRYAEKMRKRGRNFLKNVKDKTNPAVKSAVKSVKDGSRGMKTAYKGFKTKLRENGNQFGGTNFHFGLNSPTHSDRPDGGSGGYVRSGRALGAAHHSAPSSPVTSKRLDNGIGGIQCTGTGLGLGTGSSSTHTNGSLAREPREYGTRRGPVPLAMSSSSSHIQPNGHAYGAHAVAHYGHHLGASPAVSSASSLCSSSEMNLSQELQNHPLFKTPAVDRSSQQQHHQTLEDSMNDLISLDDSNNTSFDLEDFDPLNQNARPLPPLSKVFSKKSCTLPAGVNSSMVTTAAPGNSVSNPLYPYFAPKHMATVAAVTGGRAPPLPPQIQRSTIAARPDDDFELLRKYGLDQFTLNATAAEKQQHQQQKPAITTAGSAAGKGMNNWTTFD; encoded by the exons ATGGGGTCGCGTATCAA GAACGATGTGAAGAAACTCTTTGAGTTTTGGTGCGAGATCAAGCCCACACCCGGCCTGGAGCGAGGGACAAGCCCACGGAACGGCGCCGCCGCCACTCCTGCTGGTGTGATCGTGGAGAGCTTCCCGGAAGGATTCCGCGATAAAGAGGTGCTAACCGGCATACCATCGTTTGCGTTTCCCTGCGATCTCGAAAG CGACTCGGTGCAATCGTATTCGTTTGTCCACACCACAGGCGACTCAAAATGGCGTTTTGGCTTCTGTCGACACGATCCCAAGGCGAAAACTGCGATGGTTCTGATCACCTACTTGCCGTGGCACGATACCTTCCTGAAACTGTTGCCCGTGCTGGCGGAGCTGAAGCGAACCGATGCGAATGGCTTCAGGACGTTCCTGTCGGAGGCCTACAATCGTGGAGTGCCCGATTCGGGCGGCAGTCTGACAGTCTTCTATAACAGCGGACGGAGT CATTTTATGTTCGAGCGTCCGCTGCAGTTCCAGTTGCCCAGCATGCCGGAAAAC CACAATCTCAGTCTGTACTACAACTTTGTGGACCCCAAGGAGATGATAGCTGTGTTTGCGGCCATGCTGGCCGAGCGGCGGATCATATTCACCTCGCGACACCTGGATCGCCTGTCCTCGTGCATACAGGCAGCCAATGCATTCCTATTCCCCATGGTCTGGCAGCACATATTCATCCCGGTGCTGCCGTGGGAGTTCAAAGACTACCTGGGGGCCCCCATGCCATATTTAATTGGTGTGCCAAAGCCTGTGCTCGAAACT GTATCCGAGGATGAGCTCGGGGAAGTTGTGATCTTAAACTGTGATACGAAGACATTTGAGAGTCCCTTTGACGATGTTCACGATATGCCCGCGGAGATTGTGTCGCAGCTGAAGAAGCATCTGAATCACACGCAGGACCACATTGGGGATCGCATCTCGAAGATATTTCTGAATGCGCTGGTGCAGCTGATTGGCGGCTATCGGGACGCCGTTGAGTACCATGAGACTAGCAAGACGTTCAACCACGACAAATTCATTGAATCTCGGCCGGCCCATTTGCGGCCATTTCTTGCCAAAATGATGGAGCTACAGATCTTTGCACAGTTCATCGATGATCGCCTGAAGATGCTCAACAGCGGCCTTGGCTTCTCCGACGAATTCGAGCTGGAGACCGTGCGCTATGCGGAGAAGATGCGCAAGCGTGGCCGCAACTTTCTGAAGAATGTCAAGGACAAG ACTAATCCTGCTGTTAAGTCTGCAGTCAAATCG GTGAAGGACGGATCGCGGGGCATGAAGACCGCCTACAAGGGCTTCAAGACCAAGCTGCGGGAGAACGGCAACCAGTTCGGCGGAACCAACTTTCACTTTGGCCTGAACTCGCCCACCCACTCGGACCGACCGGACGGCGGAAGTGGAGGATACGTGCGCAGCGGCAGGGCCCTTGGAGCGGCCCACCACTCGGCACCCAGTTCTCCAGTAACCAGCAAGCGGCTGGACAATGGAATCGGAGGCATCCAATGCACGGGCaccggcctcggcctcggaactggcagcagcagcactcacACAAACGGCTCGCTGGCCAGAGAGCCCCGGGAGTACGGGACGCGACGCGGTCCCGTTCCGCTGGCGATGTCTAGCTCGAGTAGCCACATACAGCCGAACGGTCATGCGTACGGTGCGCATGCTGTTGCTCATTATGGCCATCATTTGGGTGCGTCTCCTGCTGTCAGCTCAGCGAGCTCGCTCTGCTCATCGTCAGAGATGAACCTATCGCAGGAGCTGCAAAACCATCCGCTCTTCAAGACGCCGGCCGTGGATCGCAGT tcccagcagcagcaccatcagaCGCTGGAGGACAGCATGAACGATCTGATATCGCTGGACGATAGCAACAACACCAGCTTCGATCTGGAGGACTTTGATCCGTTAAACCAGAATGCACGGCCACTTCCTCCGCTGAGTAAAGTCTTCAGTAAGAAATCCTGTACACTTCCAGCGGGAGTCAACAGCAGCATGGTAACCACAGCGGCGCCGGGCAACAGCGTCAGCAACCCACTCTATCCGTATTTCGCCCCCAAGCACATGGCTACTGTTGCCGCGGTGACCGGAGGTCGAGCCCCACCGTTGCCGCCGCaaatccagcgcagcaccattgCTGCCAGGCCGGACGATGACTTTGAGCTGCTGCGCAAATACGGGCTGGATCAGTTCACGTTGAATGCCACGGCAgcggaaaagcagcagcaccaacagcaaaaGCCGGCCATAACAACGGCAGGGAGTGCGGCTGGGAAGGGCATGAACAACTGGACGACGTTCGACTAG
- the LOC4804586 gene encoding uncharacterized protein isoform X2, with the protein MGSRIKNDVKKLFEFWCEIKPTPGLERGTSPRNGAAATPAGVIVESFPEGFRDKEVLTGIPSFAFPCDLESDSVQSYSFVHTTGDSKWRFGFCRHDPKAKTAMVLITYLPWHDTFLKLLPVLAELKRTDANGFRTFLSEAYNRGVPDSGGSLTVFYNSGRSHFMFERPLQFQLPSMPENHNLSLYYNFVDPKEMIAVFAAMLAERRIIFTSRHLDRLSSCIQAANAFLFPMVWQHIFIPVLPWEFKDYLGAPMPYLIGVPKPVLETVSEDELGEVVILNCDTKTFESPFDDVHDMPAEIVSQLKKHLNHTQDHIGDRISKIFLNALVQLIGGYRDAVEYHETSKTFNHDKFIESRPAHLRPFLAKMMELQIFAQFIDDRLKMLNSGLGFSDEFELETVRYAEKMRKRGRNFLKNVKDKTNPAVKSAVKSVKDGSRGMKTAYKGFKTKLRENGNQFGGTNFHFGLNSPTHSDRPDGGSGGYVRSGRALGAAHHSAPSSPVTSKRLDNGIGGIQCTGTGLGLGTGSSSTHTNGSLAREPREYGTRRGPVPLAMSSSSSHIQPNGHAYGAHAVAHYGHHLGASPAVSSASSLCSSSEMNLSQELQNHPLFKTPAVDRSLKPSAEHHTTRTQRGGAPPARPPPPQSTLQTTLSTPASAFYYNHPYATHQHVETKPPRHTSTPSKPRQPLPTTDCSFDSPPDVQSPPIPPRRSNAVAATAAAVSAEISKLERNCWQDEPEPNDSVRNSNASSTSTSSSCSSGASFVTAASTFSHLNVSDPPIPTPRAKRESQQQHHQTLEDSMNDLISLDDSNNTSFDLEDFDPLNQNARPLPPLSKVFSKKSCTLPAGVNSSMVTTAAPGNSVSNPLYPYFAPKHMATVAAVTGGRAPPLPPQIQRSTIAARPDDDFELLRKYGLDQFTLNATAAEKQQHQQQKPAITTAGSAAGKGMNNWTTFD; encoded by the exons ATGGGGTCGCGTATCAA GAACGATGTGAAGAAACTCTTTGAGTTTTGGTGCGAGATCAAGCCCACACCCGGCCTGGAGCGAGGGACAAGCCCACGGAACGGCGCCGCCGCCACTCCTGCTGGTGTGATCGTGGAGAGCTTCCCGGAAGGATTCCGCGATAAAGAGGTGCTAACCGGCATACCATCGTTTGCGTTTCCCTGCGATCTCGAAAG CGACTCGGTGCAATCGTATTCGTTTGTCCACACCACAGGCGACTCAAAATGGCGTTTTGGCTTCTGTCGACACGATCCCAAGGCGAAAACTGCGATGGTTCTGATCACCTACTTGCCGTGGCACGATACCTTCCTGAAACTGTTGCCCGTGCTGGCGGAGCTGAAGCGAACCGATGCGAATGGCTTCAGGACGTTCCTGTCGGAGGCCTACAATCGTGGAGTGCCCGATTCGGGCGGCAGTCTGACAGTCTTCTATAACAGCGGACGGAGT CATTTTATGTTCGAGCGTCCGCTGCAGTTCCAGTTGCCCAGCATGCCGGAAAAC CACAATCTCAGTCTGTACTACAACTTTGTGGACCCCAAGGAGATGATAGCTGTGTTTGCGGCCATGCTGGCCGAGCGGCGGATCATATTCACCTCGCGACACCTGGATCGCCTGTCCTCGTGCATACAGGCAGCCAATGCATTCCTATTCCCCATGGTCTGGCAGCACATATTCATCCCGGTGCTGCCGTGGGAGTTCAAAGACTACCTGGGGGCCCCCATGCCATATTTAATTGGTGTGCCAAAGCCTGTGCTCGAAACT GTATCCGAGGATGAGCTCGGGGAAGTTGTGATCTTAAACTGTGATACGAAGACATTTGAGAGTCCCTTTGACGATGTTCACGATATGCCCGCGGAGATTGTGTCGCAGCTGAAGAAGCATCTGAATCACACGCAGGACCACATTGGGGATCGCATCTCGAAGATATTTCTGAATGCGCTGGTGCAGCTGATTGGCGGCTATCGGGACGCCGTTGAGTACCATGAGACTAGCAAGACGTTCAACCACGACAAATTCATTGAATCTCGGCCGGCCCATTTGCGGCCATTTCTTGCCAAAATGATGGAGCTACAGATCTTTGCACAGTTCATCGATGATCGCCTGAAGATGCTCAACAGCGGCCTTGGCTTCTCCGACGAATTCGAGCTGGAGACCGTGCGCTATGCGGAGAAGATGCGCAAGCGTGGCCGCAACTTTCTGAAGAATGTCAAGGACAAG ACTAATCCTGCTGTTAAGTCTGCAGTCAAATCG GTGAAGGACGGATCGCGGGGCATGAAGACCGCCTACAAGGGCTTCAAGACCAAGCTGCGGGAGAACGGCAACCAGTTCGGCGGAACCAACTTTCACTTTGGCCTGAACTCGCCCACCCACTCGGACCGACCGGACGGCGGAAGTGGAGGATACGTGCGCAGCGGCAGGGCCCTTGGAGCGGCCCACCACTCGGCACCCAGTTCTCCAGTAACCAGCAAGCGGCTGGACAATGGAATCGGAGGCATCCAATGCACGGGCaccggcctcggcctcggaactggcagcagcagcactcacACAAACGGCTCGCTGGCCAGAGAGCCCCGGGAGTACGGGACGCGACGCGGTCCCGTTCCGCTGGCGATGTCTAGCTCGAGTAGCCACATACAGCCGAACGGTCATGCGTACGGTGCGCATGCTGTTGCTCATTATGGCCATCATTTGGGTGCGTCTCCTGCTGTCAGCTCAGCGAGCTCGCTCTGCTCATCGTCAGAGATGAACCTATCGCAGGAGCTGCAAAACCATCCGCTCTTCAAGACGCCGGCCGTGGATCGCAGT CTTAAGCCAAGCGCAGAGCACCACACCACACGCACTCAGCGAGGAGGAGCGCCGCCGGCTCGCCCACCGCCTCCGCAGTCCACGCTGCAGACCACGCTATCCACGCCAGCGTCCGCCTTTTACTACAATCATCCGTATGCCACGCATCAGCACGTGGAGACAAAGCCGCCGCGGCACACCTCCACGCCGAGCAAGCCACGTCAGCCACTTCCCACTACGGACTGCAGCTTTGATAGTCCACCGGATGTACAGTCGCCCCCCATTCCGCCGCGGAGATCCAATGCTGTGGCCGCAACAGCGGCAGCCGTCAGTGCGGAGATCAGCAAGCTGGAGCGTAACTGCTGGCAGGACGAGCCAGAACCAAACGATTCCGTACGCAACTCAAACGCATCTTCAACGTCGACGTCGTCTTCCTGCTCCTCCGGCGCCTCCTTCGTGACGGCCGCCTCAACGTTCTCGCACCTGAATGTCTCCGACCCGCCCATTCCGACACCAAGGGCCAAGAGAGAG tcccagcagcagcaccatcagaCGCTGGAGGACAGCATGAACGATCTGATATCGCTGGACGATAGCAACAACACCAGCTTCGATCTGGAGGACTTTGATCCGTTAAACCAGAATGCACGGCCACTTCCTCCGCTGAGTAAAGTCTTCAGTAAGAAATCCTGTACACTTCCAGCGGGAGTCAACAGCAGCATGGTAACCACAGCGGCGCCGGGCAACAGCGTCAGCAACCCACTCTATCCGTATTTCGCCCCCAAGCACATGGCTACTGTTGCCGCGGTGACCGGAGGTCGAGCCCCACCGTTGCCGCCGCaaatccagcgcagcaccattgCTGCCAGGCCGGACGATGACTTTGAGCTGCTGCGCAAATACGGGCTGGATCAGTTCACGTTGAATGCCACGGCAgcggaaaagcagcagcaccaacagcaaaaGCCGGCCATAACAACGGCAGGGAGTGCGGCTGGGAAGGGCATGAACAACTGGACGACGTTCGACTAG
- the LOC4804586 gene encoding DENN domain-containing protein 1A isoform X7: protein MGSRIKNDVKKLFEFWCEIKPTPGLERGTSPRNGAAATPAGVIVESFPEGFRDKEVLTGIPSFAFPCDLESDSVQSYSFVHTTGDSKWRFGFCRHDPKAKTAMVLITYLPWHDTFLKLLPVLAELKRTDANGFRTFLSEAYNRGVPDSGGSLTVFYNSGRSHFMFERPLQFQLPSMPENHNLSLYYNFVDPKEMIAVFAAMLAERRIIFTSRHLDRLSSCIQAANAFLFPMVWQHIFIPVLPWEFKDYLGAPMPYLIGVPKPVLETVSEDELGEVVILNCDTKTFESPFDDVHDMPAEIVSQLKKHLNHTQDHIGDRISKIFLNALVQLIGGYRDAVEYHETSKTFNHDKFIESRPAHLRPFLAKMMELQIFAQFIDDRLKMLNSGLGFSDEFELETVRYAEKMRKRGRNFLKNVKDKYYLGKRSVSQVFAKNLYTIQSPVHQ from the exons ATGGGGTCGCGTATCAA GAACGATGTGAAGAAACTCTTTGAGTTTTGGTGCGAGATCAAGCCCACACCCGGCCTGGAGCGAGGGACAAGCCCACGGAACGGCGCCGCCGCCACTCCTGCTGGTGTGATCGTGGAGAGCTTCCCGGAAGGATTCCGCGATAAAGAGGTGCTAACCGGCATACCATCGTTTGCGTTTCCCTGCGATCTCGAAAG CGACTCGGTGCAATCGTATTCGTTTGTCCACACCACAGGCGACTCAAAATGGCGTTTTGGCTTCTGTCGACACGATCCCAAGGCGAAAACTGCGATGGTTCTGATCACCTACTTGCCGTGGCACGATACCTTCCTGAAACTGTTGCCCGTGCTGGCGGAGCTGAAGCGAACCGATGCGAATGGCTTCAGGACGTTCCTGTCGGAGGCCTACAATCGTGGAGTGCCCGATTCGGGCGGCAGTCTGACAGTCTTCTATAACAGCGGACGGAGT CATTTTATGTTCGAGCGTCCGCTGCAGTTCCAGTTGCCCAGCATGCCGGAAAAC CACAATCTCAGTCTGTACTACAACTTTGTGGACCCCAAGGAGATGATAGCTGTGTTTGCGGCCATGCTGGCCGAGCGGCGGATCATATTCACCTCGCGACACCTGGATCGCCTGTCCTCGTGCATACAGGCAGCCAATGCATTCCTATTCCCCATGGTCTGGCAGCACATATTCATCCCGGTGCTGCCGTGGGAGTTCAAAGACTACCTGGGGGCCCCCATGCCATATTTAATTGGTGTGCCAAAGCCTGTGCTCGAAACT GTATCCGAGGATGAGCTCGGGGAAGTTGTGATCTTAAACTGTGATACGAAGACATTTGAGAGTCCCTTTGACGATGTTCACGATATGCCCGCGGAGATTGTGTCGCAGCTGAAGAAGCATCTGAATCACACGCAGGACCACATTGGGGATCGCATCTCGAAGATATTTCTGAATGCGCTGGTGCAGCTGATTGGCGGCTATCGGGACGCCGTTGAGTACCATGAGACTAGCAAGACGTTCAACCACGACAAATTCATTGAATCTCGGCCGGCCCATTTGCGGCCATTTCTTGCCAAAATGATGGAGCTACAGATCTTTGCACAGTTCATCGATGATCGCCTGAAGATGCTCAACAGCGGCCTTGGCTTCTCCGACGAATTCGAGCTGGAGACCGTGCGCTATGCGGAGAAGATGCGCAAGCGTGGCCGCAACTTTCTGAAGAATGTCAAGGACAAG TATTATTTGGGAAAGCGCAGTGTTTCGCAAGTGTTTGCCAAGAACTTGTATACAATACAAAGTCCAGTCCATCAATAG